From Lentimicrobium sp. L6, a single genomic window includes:
- a CDS encoding PQQ-binding-like beta-propeller repeat protein → MKKTTLIIVAFIMLSTTIFAQMDATWEAKANSSIRWNKFTPNGNLICGTENEETIAFNPKTGEQIWKKSFDYGSFEILPNTPYIYFDSEKTGLLVIDAINGKEICNSELLGMENIDAYYPVRAGNNFLVYTQMNDKEQFWMVSLTSGKLLWKQDLDLDHDKEIAGGFISIEEDEEAKGLMCNPVGDSKGGVFTAVHDRLIYFNKSGEIVWNIQYPSMFGDQEGFFKAASVLYSNIFPDIKGENLYVFSGGYMSSFKVSTGELSWDKPVKVTGPVKNLIFEKEGMILIPASDNNAMKKHKLQFVDYNTGATKWGEKGIEFKGGYIQSRFCKNGIAFITKSYMAETFFLNIINQEEGSLELKKSIKIFPGPYEFEEVKGGLLISSPHGANIYNYETKELVINNELKTGGDDFLLKTKHKDQVYFYSSAKRYIIQFNTNTLEAKQFNIDKIKFDGGDEAKGLDSFEDGLALYSDQNLLKLDWDGKTIYKKYYPAPGAGFLNVAGNVLGATLKVMGGLAQVAASQAIVASVESYDQNMREGMDALDKAYVETKGYDADLAEYRKDVTEYKEGMDEAKQELNSDMQEMAAMGVLNAVDLGDNIKAISERFKNSKATKKYVLLMTKDKERGGIGLAIVSKLDGDIKGFIPMKFSKENPSYTVDPFSNILFWMPNLDNGTNTFGKYNDIKKMEKSGTILSFDLNTL, encoded by the coding sequence ATGAAAAAAACAACCTTAATTATTGTGGCATTCATCATGCTCAGCACAACTATTTTCGCCCAAATGGATGCCACTTGGGAAGCAAAAGCCAACTCCAGTATTCGTTGGAATAAATTCACGCCAAATGGAAATCTAATTTGCGGAACAGAAAATGAAGAAACCATTGCTTTTAACCCAAAAACTGGAGAACAAATCTGGAAGAAAAGTTTTGATTATGGATCCTTTGAAATACTACCTAACACCCCATACATTTATTTTGACAGTGAAAAAACTGGGTTATTAGTAATTGACGCCATAAATGGAAAAGAAATTTGCAATTCAGAGCTTTTGGGGATGGAAAATATTGATGCCTATTACCCGGTAAGAGCTGGTAATAATTTTTTAGTTTATACTCAAATGAACGATAAGGAGCAATTTTGGATGGTGAGTTTAACGAGTGGAAAACTCCTCTGGAAGCAAGATTTAGACCTTGACCATGATAAAGAGATTGCAGGTGGATTTATCAGTATTGAAGAAGATGAGGAAGCTAAAGGCTTAATGTGTAATCCTGTTGGAGATAGTAAAGGTGGTGTTTTTACCGCTGTTCATGACAGGTTAATATACTTTAATAAAAGTGGGGAAATTGTTTGGAACATACAATACCCAAGCATGTTTGGCGATCAAGAAGGATTCTTTAAAGCAGCCTCAGTATTGTATTCAAATATTTTCCCAGATATTAAGGGTGAAAATCTATACGTTTTTAGCGGTGGATATATGTCTTCTTTTAAAGTCTCAACTGGCGAATTAAGCTGGGATAAACCAGTAAAAGTTACTGGCCCAGTAAAAAACCTGATTTTTGAAAAAGAAGGTATGATATTAATTCCTGCCAGTGACAATAATGCCATGAAAAAACACAAGCTACAATTTGTTGATTATAATACCGGAGCTACAAAATGGGGCGAAAAAGGAATAGAATTTAAAGGAGGTTACATACAATCTCGATTCTGTAAAAATGGAATCGCATTCATTACGAAATCCTATATGGCTGAGACTTTTTTCTTAAACATCATCAATCAAGAAGAAGGGAGCTTAGAACTGAAAAAATCAATCAAAATATTCCCTGGGCCATACGAATTCGAAGAAGTTAAAGGTGGACTACTTATCTCATCTCCCCATGGAGCCAACATCTATAATTATGAGACAAAAGAATTAGTCATTAACAATGAACTAAAAACGGGTGGAGATGATTTCCTTTTAAAAACCAAACACAAAGACCAAGTTTACTTCTACTCATCCGCAAAAAGATACATTATACAATTCAACACGAACACGTTAGAAGCCAAGCAATTCAATATAGACAAAATTAAATTTGATGGCGGTGACGAAGCAAAAGGATTAGATTCTTTTGAGGATGGTTTGGCTTTATATTCTGATCAAAACTTATTAAAATTAGACTGGGATGGTAAAACAATATACAAAAAATACTACCCTGCTCCTGGAGCTGGCTTTCTAAATGTAGCCGGAAATGTACTTGGTGCCACATTAAAGGTTATGGGTGGCTTGGCACAAGTAGCGGCATCACAAGCGATAGTTGCATCAGTAGAATCTTACGATCAAAATATGCGTGAAGGAATGGATGCTCTTGACAAAGCTTATGTAGAAACTAAAGGATATGACGCAGATCTCGCAGAATACCGAAAAGATGTCACAGAATACAAAGAAGGAATGGATGAAGCCAAACAAGAGCTAAACTCAGACATGCAAGAAATGGCTGCAATGGGTGTTTTAAACGCTGTGGATTTAGGAGATAATATCAAAGCCATTTCTGAGCGTTTTAAAAATTCTAAAGCCACTAAAAAATATGTCCTTTTAATGACAAAGGATAAAGAAAGAGGAGGGATAGGCTTAGCAATAGTTTCTAAATTAGATGGAGATATCAAAGGCTTTATCCCCATGAAGTTCAGTAAAGAAAACCCTTCTTACACAGTAGATCCATTTTCAAACATCCTCTTCTGGATGCCAAATCTAGATAATGGAACCAATACTTTTGGAAAATATAATGACATTAAAAAGATGGAAAAAAGCGGGACTATTCTTTCTTTTGATTTAAATACACTCTAA
- a CDS encoding S1 RNA-binding domain-containing protein yields the protein MIQLGEYNELAAKRQTDNGWYLVDDEDYEVLMPNKYVPENCEEGTQVKVFVYKDSEDRIVATTDTPLIRVNEFAFLLVKDVNSFGAFLEWGMEKDLLVPFSEQQHRMSAGDTVVVRLVLDEKTERLFGTTKLNKYLVTEHIVVKEGEEVDAIIIDESDLGFKAIIEDAHQGLLYKSETFRTLEIGDKLKVWVKKIRPDGKIDLSLQQQGYESIEPAAQKILDKLEKNDGYLALHDKSHPMEVAEFLHMSKKVFKKALGTLYSKRLIVLEDKGIRLVKK from the coding sequence ATGATACAATTAGGAGAATATAACGAGCTAGCGGCAAAAAGACAAACAGATAATGGATGGTATTTGGTTGATGATGAGGATTATGAGGTTCTGATGCCCAATAAATATGTGCCTGAAAATTGTGAGGAGGGTACACAAGTTAAAGTGTTCGTTTATAAAGATTCTGAAGATAGAATTGTAGCTACTACAGATACGCCTTTGATTCGTGTCAATGAGTTTGCTTTTTTACTAGTAAAAGATGTCAATTCATTTGGTGCTTTCTTAGAGTGGGGTATGGAAAAGGACTTATTGGTTCCATTTAGCGAGCAACAACATAGAATGTCAGCAGGTGATACCGTGGTGGTGCGTTTAGTTTTAGATGAGAAAACTGAACGACTATTCGGTACTACCAAGCTCAATAAATATCTGGTTACAGAACATATCGTAGTTAAGGAAGGTGAAGAAGTAGATGCCATTATTATTGATGAATCAGACTTGGGTTTTAAAGCTATTATTGAGGATGCGCATCAAGGATTACTATATAAAAGTGAAACTTTCAGGACATTGGAAATAGGAGATAAACTAAAGGTTTGGGTGAAGAAAATCCGTCCAGATGGTAAAATTGATTTGAGTCTACAGCAACAGGGCTATGAAAGTATTGAGCCAGCGGCTCAGAAAATTCTAGATAAATTAGAGAAAAATGATGGTTATTTAGCACTTCACGACAAAAGTCATCCCATGGAAGTAGCAGAATTTCTTCATATGAGTAAAAAAGTATTTAAAAAAGCTTTAGGGACTCTTTATAGTAAAAGGCTTATTGTATTGGAAGATAAAGGGATACGATTGGTGAAAAAATAA
- a CDS encoding 2-phosphosulfolactate phosphatase: protein MHEINVIFRHQDVAPKELVGQVAVVIDVLRATSVMATALANGATKVKTVQTSQQALTLKTQNTNLLLAGERNAIKLAKFDFGNSPLEMRSELIDGKEIVLCTSNGTQAVAIAHRAIKVVTAAFVNMKAVVKRLDLLEEDITIICSGTNGQFSLDDSLAAGILVNRLTRTKGYKLSDSAQSMALAIKDENKLQESLKDCYHLNLLRAKGFKNDVDYCLTLDSLNVVPQLKNGYFVV, encoded by the coding sequence ATGCACGAAATAAATGTGATATTTCGGCATCAGGATGTGGCTCCTAAGGAATTAGTTGGACAAGTAGCTGTTGTGATAGATGTGCTTCGTGCAACTTCTGTCATGGCCACAGCTTTGGCAAATGGTGCCACAAAAGTAAAGACGGTTCAAACTTCTCAACAGGCTCTAACTCTAAAAACTCAAAATACTAATCTACTTTTGGCTGGCGAGAGAAATGCCATAAAGTTAGCGAAATTTGATTTTGGTAACTCTCCTCTTGAAATGCGTAGCGAGCTTATTGATGGAAAAGAAATAGTTCTCTGTACATCCAATGGGACTCAAGCGGTAGCAATAGCCCATCGTGCTATAAAAGTTGTTACAGCTGCTTTTGTAAATATGAAAGCAGTAGTTAAACGATTAGATTTATTAGAAGAGGATATCACCATCATTTGTTCTGGAACTAATGGGCAATTTAGTCTAGATGATTCATTAGCAGCAGGTATTTTAGTTAACAGGTTGACAAGAACTAAGGGCTATAAACTGAGTGACAGTGCACAATCCATGGCATTAGCTATTAAAGATGAAAATAAGCTTCAAGAGAGTTTGAAAGACTGTTACCATTTAAATTTATTAAGGGCTAAAGGATTTAAGAATGATGTGGATTATTGTCTGACTTTGGATAGCCTTAATGTGGTTCCACAATTGAAGAATGGTTATTTCGTGGTTTAA
- a CDS encoding GNAT family N-acetyltransferase, with amino-acid sequence MIEYFIHKNNIGDSWDDFVKSHPRGNSFQMSLFYEFYIHTSEFRPFYCVAKDSNSKKLLGGFLFVIQRKSKRIPDRFFRRSLIVGGPLIPTNGEKILDGLLKVYADFTKHKAIYSEIRNLHSWSHQIDVFLRNGFKYEAHLNYQIPLTNRDVEASFSKSKRRQIKKAIANGAKIIKKPDIGQVNQFYEILADLYRTKINKPLPDWHFFESFYNHVVQKGHGKYLLVHYDGRIVGGIMLPIYQHKMVYEWYVAGLDQECKPAYPSVMATWAGIKYAMDNDFTGFDFMGAGVPSHSYGVREFKSKFGGRILNYGRFTNSHYKVFHWFIKMFLKLFSKNA; translated from the coding sequence ATGATAGAATATTTCATTCATAAAAACAATATTGGAGATTCTTGGGATGATTTTGTAAAATCTCATCCCAGAGGTAATTCTTTTCAAATGAGTTTGTTTTATGAATTTTACATACACACTAGTGAGTTTCGTCCTTTTTATTGTGTGGCAAAAGATAGCAATAGTAAAAAGTTACTGGGAGGATTCCTATTTGTGATTCAACGAAAAAGTAAGCGAATCCCAGATAGGTTTTTTAGGCGATCATTAATTGTTGGAGGACCTTTGATTCCTACCAATGGGGAGAAAATACTCGATGGATTACTGAAAGTCTATGCTGATTTTACTAAACACAAAGCTATTTATTCTGAAATTAGAAATTTACACAGTTGGAGCCATCAAATAGATGTTTTCTTGAGGAACGGCTTTAAATATGAGGCGCATTTGAATTATCAGATTCCTCTGACTAATCGTGATGTGGAAGCTTCATTTAGTAAAAGTAAACGTCGTCAGATTAAAAAAGCCATAGCCAATGGAGCTAAAATCATTAAAAAACCAGATATTGGCCAAGTCAATCAGTTTTATGAGATTCTAGCCGATTTGTACCGCACAAAAATTAATAAACCACTTCCTGATTGGCATTTCTTTGAGAGTTTTTATAATCATGTGGTTCAAAAAGGTCATGGGAAATACCTTTTGGTGCATTATGATGGGAGGATAGTAGGAGGGATTATGTTGCCTATTTATCAGCATAAAATGGTATATGAGTGGTATGTGGCTGGATTAGATCAAGAGTGTAAACCCGCTTATCCTTCAGTAATGGCTACATGGGCAGGTATAAAATATGCCATGGATAATGACTTCACAGGTTTCGATTTTATGGGTGCCGGAGTACCATCACATTCTTATGGCGTTCGTGAGTTTAAAAGTAAATTTGGAGGAAGAATCCTCAATTATGGCCGTTTTACCAATAGCCATTACAAAGTTTTTCATTGGTTCATTAAAATGTTCCTAAAACTATTTTCTAAAAATGCATAA
- a CDS encoding VanZ family protein: MKQLLQQKKLFKILFWLWGLTIFILSSLPNIPTQKINIWNEPFRLDYLEHFGVFAIWGTFFIVWKSSIDGVFPFRKYFWAIIGLVIFACADEIHQIWIPDRTFNPLDLIYNVAGLLTTYLLVPAFLKQIYKK, from the coding sequence ATGAAGCAACTACTTCAACAAAAGAAACTATTTAAAATACTATTCTGGCTTTGGGGATTAACTATTTTTATATTGTCTTCTTTACCCAATATTCCAACACAAAAGATAAATATATGGAATGAACCTTTCCGTTTGGATTATCTGGAACACTTTGGAGTTTTTGCCATTTGGGGGACTTTCTTTATCGTATGGAAATCTAGTATCGATGGCGTTTTTCCATTTAGAAAATACTTTTGGGCAATAATTGGTTTAGTTATTTTTGCATGTGCCGATGAAATACATCAAATTTGGATTCCTGATAGGACATTTAATCCTTTAGATTTGATTTATAATGTGGCAGGTTTATTGACCACTTATTTGCTAGTTCCTGCTTTTTTGAAACAGATTTATAAAAAATAG
- a CDS encoding sugar transferase: MKKRTLIFVLFDILFVFIAFMLAAYFKTGKEKAVFNYYWVPFLIFEAVWIGSSVIFGKYHPNKAKNSKAYVLSIIKSNLFILFSITFVIFFASLSYSRLMIVLTVVFATILEGVASSFFVHNRELNKEMDDLERFQKIPKFKKEYEYPTFDEQAKSSEGLEQKHQLIQSEVGNEVLKFIDEHIPLVDPSLMLVSTSTKFNIYNQPKAEYNSVVNLKRINDILRINKFFEAVNAKLPMGGLYLNYVETYTLRKQRILKKFPPGINWVVYSIDFGFKRIMPKLWTTKKIYFILTKGRNRVMSKAETFGRLYSCGFEIVEEKLIGSDLYFVTRKIAEPVFDSNPTYGPLIKLRRFGKGGNKIGVYKMRTMHPYSEYLQGYIYDRNKLQDGGKFADDFRVTSIGKFMRKFWLDELPMFLNVFKGEMKIVGVRPLSSHYFNLYSDELKERRLKYKPGLVPPFYVDMPVTLEEIMASEMKYLEAYEKHPFRTDVSYFFKAFYNILIKKARSN; this comes from the coding sequence ATGAAGAAACGCACACTGATTTTTGTACTTTTTGATATACTCTTTGTATTTATTGCCTTTATGTTGGCTGCTTATTTTAAGACAGGCAAGGAAAAGGCGGTATTTAATTATTATTGGGTGCCTTTTTTAATATTTGAAGCGGTATGGATAGGTTCGTCTGTTATTTTTGGGAAATATCATCCTAATAAGGCTAAGAATAGCAAAGCTTATGTGTTGTCTATTATAAAAAGCAATCTCTTTATCCTATTTTCTATCACTTTTGTTATCTTTTTTGCTTCTTTGAGCTATAGTAGGTTAATGATTGTTTTAACAGTTGTCTTTGCAACAATTTTAGAGGGCGTAGCGAGTTCTTTCTTTGTTCACAACCGAGAATTGAATAAGGAAATGGATGACTTGGAGCGCTTTCAAAAGATTCCAAAATTCAAAAAAGAATATGAATATCCAACTTTTGATGAGCAAGCCAAGTCAAGCGAGGGATTGGAGCAAAAACATCAATTGATACAAAGTGAAGTGGGTAATGAGGTGCTTAAGTTTATTGATGAGCATATTCCTTTGGTAGACCCAAGTCTTATGTTGGTTTCCACTTCAACTAAATTCAATATTTATAATCAACCTAAGGCAGAGTATAACTCAGTAGTAAATTTAAAGAGAATCAATGATATTCTTCGAATCAATAAGTTTTTTGAAGCGGTGAACGCCAAGCTACCCATGGGAGGTTTGTATCTTAATTATGTGGAAACCTATACGCTCCGCAAACAAAGAATATTGAAAAAATTCCCACCGGGGATTAACTGGGTTGTATATAGTATCGATTTTGGTTTTAAACGTATTATGCCAAAATTATGGACTACAAAAAAAATATATTTTATTTTAACGAAAGGAAGGAATAGGGTGATGTCAAAAGCCGAAACTTTCGGTAGACTTTATAGTTGTGGATTCGAAATAGTAGAAGAAAAGTTGATAGGCTCTGATTTATACTTTGTGACGCGTAAGATTGCTGAGCCGGTATTTGATTCCAACCCAACCTATGGTCCTTTAATTAAACTTCGTCGCTTTGGTAAAGGAGGAAATAAAATTGGAGTTTATAAGATGAGGACCATGCATCCTTATTCTGAATATTTACAAGGCTATATTTACGATAGGAATAAATTACAAGATGGAGGGAAGTTTGCCGATGATTTTCGTGTGACATCTATTGGTAAATTTATGAGGAAATTTTGGTTAGATGAGCTTCCGATGTTCCTCAATGTGTTTAAAGGAGAGATGAAAATTGTTGGTGTAAGGCCATTAAGTTCCCATTATTTTAATCTTTATTCCGATGAATTAAAAGAACGTAGGTTAAAATATAAACCAGGCTTAGTTCCTCCTTTCTACGTAGATATGCCTGTGACTTTAGAAGAAATTATGGCGTCTGAAATGAAATACCTAGAAGCATACGAAAAACATCCTTTTAGAACCGATGTGAGTTATTTCTTTAAAGCATTTTATAATATTCTCATTAAAAAGGCTAGGAGTAATTAA
- a CDS encoding DUF5606 domain-containing protein encodes MDLSKILSIAGKPGLHKMISQSKSGLIVESLLDGRRIPAFSHERISSLEEISIFTELDDVPLKEVLKSIYKKEDGKKTISHKSSANELKGLMLEILPDYDQERVYVSDIKKLISWYNLLIENELIDLEEATKEEEEANSEEETSTEK; translated from the coding sequence ATGGATTTAAGCAAAATTTTATCGATAGCCGGTAAACCCGGATTACACAAAATGATTTCTCAATCTAAATCAGGATTGATAGTAGAATCTTTATTAGACGGAAGAAGAATCCCTGCATTTTCACACGAAAGAATTAGCTCTTTAGAAGAGATTAGCATATTCACTGAATTAGATGATGTTCCTTTGAAAGAAGTTCTTAAGAGTATTTATAAGAAAGAAGACGGAAAGAAAACCATCAGTCATAAAAGTTCTGCAAACGAGTTAAAAGGATTGATGCTTGAAATACTTCCTGACTATGATCAAGAAAGAGTATACGTTTCTGATATCAAGAAATTAATTAGCTGGTACAATCTTTTAATCGAAAATGAACTGATTGATTTAGAAGAAGCGACCAAAGAAGAAGAAGAAGCAAATTCTGAAGAAGAGACTTCAACAGAAAAATAA
- a CDS encoding quinone-dependent dihydroorotate dehydrogenase — MYKLIIRPVLFQMYAENVHHLIKKTLKIGFAIPCIKNIVRGCYAVKDSRLEREVFGIKFKNPVGIAAGFDKDAQMFNELAEFGFGHIEIGSVTPKAQPGNPKPRVFRLIKDHAIINRMGFNNGGIDFAVKNLKKRKTKAIIGGNLGKNTATPNDIAVQDYLAVFEGLFPYVDYFVVNVSCPNVTNLCELQDQDFLEEILFTVQKANNKKAKRKPVLLKVAPDLNEKQLDEVIDIIKKTQIDGVIATNTTVTRENLECEFESIGNGGLSGAPLKNKSTEVIRYLATKSKKAFPIIGVGGIHTAKDALEKIEAGADLIQVYTGFIYEGPGIAKRINKAILKSMK; from the coding sequence ATGTATAAACTCATTATTCGTCCAGTTCTTTTCCAAATGTATGCTGAGAATGTTCATCATTTGATCAAAAAGACCTTGAAAATTGGATTTGCTATTCCATGCATTAAAAACATAGTGAGAGGATGTTATGCAGTTAAAGATAGTCGCTTAGAACGAGAAGTCTTTGGCATCAAGTTTAAAAACCCTGTTGGAATTGCTGCAGGGTTTGACAAGGATGCACAAATGTTTAACGAGTTGGCAGAATTTGGATTTGGTCATATAGAGATTGGTAGCGTAACTCCAAAAGCCCAGCCCGGAAATCCCAAACCAAGAGTATTCCGCTTGATTAAAGATCATGCGATTATCAATAGAATGGGCTTTAATAATGGCGGTATCGATTTCGCTGTTAAGAATTTAAAAAAGAGAAAAACCAAGGCTATCATAGGAGGTAATTTAGGCAAGAACACCGCAACACCAAATGATATAGCTGTACAAGATTATTTAGCTGTATTCGAAGGGTTATTTCCCTATGTGGATTATTTTGTGGTGAATGTAAGTTGCCCCAATGTGACTAATCTTTGTGAATTACAAGATCAAGACTTTTTAGAGGAAATTCTTTTTACAGTACAGAAAGCCAATAATAAGAAAGCCAAACGTAAACCTGTTTTACTTAAGGTAGCTCCAGACTTAAACGAGAAACAGCTTGATGAAGTAATCGATATCATTAAGAAAACCCAGATTGACGGCGTAATTGCTACGAACACCACCGTTACACGCGAAAACTTAGAATGCGAATTTGAATCGATAGGAAACGGTGGACTCAGTGGAGCTCCTCTAAAAAACAAGTCTACCGAAGTGATTAGATACCTCGCTACCAAGAGTAAAAAAGCATTCCCTATTATTGGGGTTGGAGGAATTCATACTGCAAAAGACGCACTTGAAAAAATAGAGGCTGGGGCTGATTTAATTCAAGTCTATACAGGATTTATTTATGAAGGCCCAGGAATTGCCAAAAGAATTAATAAAGCGATTTTAAAATCAATGAAATAA
- a CDS encoding WG repeat-containing protein: MKKSLLFSLIFSLFALVSFGQDVFTSENDEGKWGFVDNDGKEVIPHVYEKADCFYMGYASVVLNGKMGLIDLKGNEVVPFEYDNDLMYFEGGLAVVKKGEKFGYVDLTGKVVIEIKFDEAEDVNDGKLKVRMGEKWLFLDKEGNKIQ, encoded by the coding sequence ATGAAGAAATCACTTTTGTTCAGCTTAATATTTAGTCTTTTTGCTCTTGTTTCCTTTGGTCAAGATGTTTTTACCTCAGAAAATGATGAGGGTAAATGGGGCTTCGTAGATAATGATGGAAAAGAAGTCATTCCTCATGTTTACGAGAAAGCAGATTGTTTTTATATGGGCTATGCTTCGGTAGTTTTAAACGGAAAAATGGGTCTAATAGATCTGAAAGGAAACGAGGTGGTGCCATTTGAATATGATAATGACTTGATGTATTTTGAGGGTGGTTTAGCCGTGGTAAAGAAGGGAGAGAAATTTGGATATGTGGATTTAACTGGAAAAGTTGTTATTGAAATAAAATTCGACGAAGCCGAGGATGTTAACGATGGGAAATTGAAGGTAAGAATGGGTGAAAAATGGCTTTTCTTAGATAAAGAAGGAAATAAAATACAGTAA
- a CDS encoding L-serine ammonia-lyase: MESIREIYKVGKGPSSSHTMGPRKAAIAFLSKNEKYSSFKVTLFGSLALTGKGHLTDQAIEEVFEDKKLEIIWKPEERKEFHSNALLFQAFDEKDSLQAENLVYSVGGGRIVNDADKDEMQMAANLYPYRTMAGILDWSQQTGKSYWEYVFEVEDDDFKTFLADIWTQMKATIRNGLENEGVLPGPLGIRRKASSYYVRSKTMGRHLQNTSKLFAFALAVSEENASGGTVVTAPTCGSCGILPSVLLFLQESYQFTDQKIIRALATAGLVGNLIKENASISGAEVGCQGEVGAACSMASAAAAQLVGGSTGQIEYAAEIGLEHHLGLTCDPIAGLVQAPCIERNAHGAVRAIDAASFAILGDGTHLVSFDETVEAMKQTGHDLPSLYKETSLGGLAKFSKRREGYM; this comes from the coding sequence ATGGAATCCATCAGAGAAATATATAAAGTAGGAAAAGGACCATCGAGTAGCCATACTATGGGGCCTCGAAAAGCAGCTATTGCATTTTTATCAAAAAACGAAAAGTATTCAAGTTTTAAGGTGACTCTTTTTGGAAGTTTGGCATTAACTGGTAAAGGCCATTTAACTGATCAAGCCATTGAGGAGGTTTTTGAAGATAAAAAACTAGAAATTATTTGGAAACCTGAAGAAAGAAAAGAGTTTCATTCCAATGCCTTATTATTTCAAGCCTTTGACGAGAAAGATAGTCTACAAGCTGAGAATTTAGTTTATAGTGTTGGTGGAGGTAGAATAGTAAATGATGCCGATAAAGACGAAATGCAAATGGCTGCAAACCTTTATCCTTATCGCACCATGGCTGGGATATTAGATTGGTCGCAGCAAACCGGTAAATCCTATTGGGAGTATGTATTTGAGGTGGAGGATGACGATTTTAAAACATTCTTAGCTGATATTTGGACCCAGATGAAAGCCACCATCCGAAATGGTCTAGAAAATGAAGGGGTTCTACCTGGCCCTTTAGGTATTAGAAGAAAAGCCAGCTCTTATTATGTTCGTTCCAAGACCATGGGGCGTCATTTACAAAATACATCTAAATTATTCGCATTTGCTTTAGCAGTAAGTGAGGAGAATGCCAGCGGTGGAACTGTTGTAACTGCTCCTACTTGTGGTTCCTGTGGGATTTTACCTTCTGTTCTTTTGTTTCTTCAGGAATCTTACCAATTTACCGATCAAAAAATAATAAGGGCCTTAGCAACAGCAGGTCTTGTTGGGAATTTAATTAAAGAAAATGCTTCCATTTCTGGCGCTGAAGTAGGTTGTCAAGGAGAGGTTGGAGCGGCTTGTTCTATGGCTTCTGCCGCTGCCGCACAATTAGTAGGTGGAAGTACTGGGCAAATTGAGTATGCTGCAGAAATAGGTTTGGAGCACCACCTAGGCCTGACTTGTGATCCGATAGCGGGCTTAGTTCAGGCTCCATGTATTGAAAGAAATGCACACGGTGCTGTCAGAGCCATAGATGCCGCCAGCTTCGCTATTTTGGGTGATGGCACGCACTTGGTCAGTTTTGATGAAACCGTAGAGGCTATGAAACAAACAGGACATGATTTGCCTAGTTTGTATAAGGAGACTTCTCTTGGAGGTTTGGCCAAGTTTTCAAAGAGGAGAGAAGGTTATATGTAA